A window from Centropristis striata isolate RG_2023a ecotype Rhode Island chromosome 2, C.striata_1.0, whole genome shotgun sequence encodes these proteins:
- the LOC131991145 gene encoding uncharacterized protein LOC131991145, producing MVQVMGHEGAAGYVYRPWTVADLLQAAEHLPKATQGGQVLGDAVMAFIRDFTPTSSEMGRVMMRKLSGADFAKIRRHFTDHVQPSTIDWQTAADGDGRNAQDVAYRRWMEGLVTSIKEAFPLHSDLSKVNACTQKADETPEDYVHCLQQVFDDHSGIPKPRNFPGDQMSAYESLLKQQFLNGLSTDVCLAVKDSCIGHNESSVRLADVVRHANHACKKRLKLRRRQGKILPIEPSCSFSTSRPSNHNVDVATTTPTSALTVVGLDIGLETVPIPKPTVGADAEDMGDRLEATVDTSARHRPQTDRPGERWRGRCPLTRRPANLPHKREVKTHTRARLHGSNNTRY from the coding sequence ATGGTCCAAGTGATGGGACATGAAGGCGCAGCTGGTTATGTCTACCGCCCGTGGACTGTAGCCGACCTGCTCCAAGCAGCTGAACACCTCCCTAAAGCCACACAGGGAGGTCAAGTCCTCGGTGACGCAGTGATGGCCTTTATCAGAGACTTTACACCAACTTCCAGTGAAATGGGCCGCGTTATGATGAGGAAGCTGTCCGGAGCAGACTTTGCTAAGATCAGACGACACTTCACTGACCACGTCCAGCCCTCCACCATTGACTGGCAGACTGCTGCTGATGGTGATGGCAGAAATGCACAGGATGTCGCATACAGACGATGGATGGAAGGCCTCGTTACAAGCATCAAAGAAGCTTTCCCTCTTCACAGCGATCTCTCCAAGGTCAACGCCTGCACCCAGAAAGCTGATGAGACCCCTGAAGACTATGTCCACTGCCTGCAACAAGTGTTTGATGACCACAGTGGCATCCCTAAACCACGTAACTTCCCAGGGGACCAGATGTCAGCATATGAGAGCCTCCTGAAGCAGCAGTTCCTGAATGGACTCTCAACTGATGTCTGCCTGGCTGTGAAAGATTCCTGCATTGGTCATAATGAGTCCTCTGTCCGACTGGCCGATGTGGTAAGACATGCTAACCATGCCTGCAAGAAAAGACTGAAGCTGAGAAGAAGACAAGGAAAGATACTGCCCATCGAGCCCAGCTGCAGCTTCTCCACCAGCAGACCCAGCAACCACAACGTGGACGTGGCCACTACGACCCCAACATCTGCTTTAACTGTGGTGGGACTGGACATTGGGCTAGAGACTGTCCCTATCCCAAAGCCAACCGTGGGCGCGGACGCGGAGGACATGGGGGACCGCCTGGAGGCGACGGTGGACACCTCAGCCAGACACAGGCCTCAGACTGACCGTCCGGGGGAAAGGTGGAGGGGGAGGTGCCCGCTGACCAGACGCCCAGCCAACCTGCCCCACAAAAgggaagtgaaaacacacacacgtgcacgctTACACGGCAGCAACAACACAAGATATTGA